The sequence below is a genomic window from Bradyrhizobium barranii subsp. barranii.
TCAAGGCATCTACCCGACCCTTGATGTAGGGCAATCGGGTCAGATGGTGCTAAGGGGGCAAGCGTTTGCATCAGGGCAATTGAGCAAGTTCATCGGGCCCGATTGGCTGAAAGCTGCCACGCTCCCAGGGGCAGAGTTTGTCCGCCTTGAATGTCGTGCAGAACGGCGGGTCCCTGGATCATCTCTGATCAGAGAAGAAGTTATCCTGTGGGCGCGCCTCGCCACGAGCAACGACGTCGAGAAGGCGCGCGAGGAAGACGAGAGCGTCGGCGTAAAGCTTCCGCTCACTCACCTCAGTGTACTGGAGGACAGGCTGGCGACGTTCATTGCCTCGTCCCAAGTCACGCGGCCGCAACTTACGACGGTTAGAGAGGCATTGAGGCTGTTGGCGCTACATTTAAGCCCGAGAGCCAGGCCATTGGCGGCGAGTGGGTAAGAGGGGGCACGATGGGGGGAAAGAGTCGTTTCGGCAACTTGGTTGTCGACTCGTTCGTGGCCGACGGGTCGGGTAAAGTTACTTCGCTAGTGCGGAGTGCAATAGATGGCCGACACGAAGTCGAAGTGTGGAACGGGAGCACGATTCCATACGACGTCGATGTCGAGTCCACGTTCCCACAGGGCAACAATCGCCTGTCATTCAACCCGGGCGGCGGTTCGTGGACGGCTTCCATTCTGTCGCTTGGCGACGACGAAACGCAGGACCAGAACTGCGCCCTGACTGTGTCTGACGACGCCGGCCGCGAGCGCATTCACTGCGTAACGGTGAAATGGAAGAAGGCCGGGCGCCATGTCTGGAAGCACGCAAGCTCCAACCTACCGATAACACTGAACGTGCTAATCGTCTAATGCATCGCGCCGTGCAAGCAAGTTTGATCATGTCGGGGCCTCGGGACGTCGTCGCATCGAAAAGAGAGATCACGCTCGGCGGCTGTCAATCAGCATTTGCAGCATTGTTGGAGTTGTGAAGGTTTTCGGATGCGGGCCCAATGACTGGCGGTGCCGAGGGTTGTGAGGGCCGGCGTACCAAAGAATGGGAACGGGTGGATGTGCCGCGTGCGCTATGGCGATTTGAGCGCCGCGGCTGCGGTGGCTGCGAGGTGGCGAGATGGTCCCGCGCGCTGTTCGAGGCCGCGGATGAGCGGCTCGCTGCGGCTAAACCGGACCGGCTTTGAACAGTAAACAATGATCGCGTTGAAGTTTTAGTCGCGTGTCCGAGATAGGCTTTGGTGCTGGCTGCCTCTAGGCAGCCCTGAACGAACATCCCTTTTCGCTTTGTTGCTGCGCGTTTCACCTTTCCTTTGTCGATCGGTATGAGTCTTTCGATCATCCGCGCGACGAGTGTGGCGGGATCGGGCGCTGGGCTCCGCGGAATTCCGCGCAACGGTGCTGGACCGCCTCGCCTCTTGGCGACGCGCGATCAGTTGCGAGAACGAGAAGCACTCTCCATCGGCCAACTGGATCGATTGCTTCGCGCCCAACGCGGCATCTCCCAGAGACTCTATCGTAACCGGACCGAAGCACTTCATCCCCTGTAAGCCCCCGGAAAGACCATGTCCTGGTCGACGAGGACGTTGAACAAATAGCCTGGTCGGATCTCCAGTGTAGGCTGGACGTTCATGTTCTTGCTGATCGTCTGTTCGATGACCCGGCCAAACGTCTCGGCAAAGCTGTTTCGTGCGGAGTCGGATGGTGTCTGTCGATACCCGTATGGCGAACTCGCCGGCATCGACATATCGATGCCGGCGCCGATCGCGGCAATCAGGATCGCGGAGCCGAATACCTGGAAGTAATGGTTGTCGACCTGATCGTTGAAGCCACCATAACCTTCCGGGTCGGTGCCTGCCATGCCACCGATCTGCAACGTCGAGCCGTTCGGGAAGACGATGTCAGTCCAGACCACAAGGACGCGGCTTTGTCCGAATGCAACCTTGGAATCGTACCGCCCCAGGAGTTTGGCGCCCTGCGGGATCAGCAACTGATGGCCGGTGGCGCTGTCGTAGACGTTCTGGCTGACCTGGGCTGTGATGCGACCGGGAAGATCGGAATTGATGCCGGTGATCAGCGTCGCTGGAATGACGGAACCGCGTTTCAGTTCGTAGGCGGATGTCGGGGCGACCACCTTGTTGGGGAGGTAGCCGAGCTTCTTAAGGTCTGCATTGAAGAAATCCTCTTTCGCCATTTGCCCGTTCGGATCGATGTTCTGCATGCCAAAGCCGGCGCGGAGCGCCGTCGCATAAAGGTCGGACGCACCGCGTCCAAGACCGGGTGTCGTCGTCGTCTTCGCTTGCGCCGCATTGCTTACGGATGCGCTCGATGTTTGCAGCTTGCTGAGATTGATGCCGAGCGGTGAATCATAGGCGGCGTCGTTCGCCTGCACGCGGGCCATGCGCTGGCGCTGCTGCTCCCGCAAATATTGTTCATGTGCCTCCCGCTCGAGGCGCGCCCGCCACAGCGCTTCGGATTCGAGTTGCGAGCCGGCCGGCTCCGCCTGCTGTCGGCCGGTGAAGGGATTGCTTGCCGGCTTTGGGGGCTCGGGCTGCGCCGGGGCCGGTTGGAACGTCTGTGCTTCCTGTTGGTCGCCGATGATGCCGTTGGAGACGCCCTTCTTGAGTTGATCGGCGTAGGTCGATGCCGGGTTGGATGAGGCGGTGTCGATGCCGGCGGCGCGACGGAAGCACAGACCGCGCGACGTGAGGCCATAGAAGATGACGGCGAAGAAGACGATCACCAGCACGATGGCGACAATGATCGGCAGCCGGTTGAGGCGACGGATTCCTTTGCCCTCGCCCTCCGGAGCGCCGCCGAGCTTCAGGGATTGCACCATGATCGCCCTCCCTACCCGCGCTGCATGACGGAGAGCGGGCTGGCCGGCGATGCCCCGGAGGCCGTCGCGGCATAGGCGCGGCCGAGCTGAACGCTGCCCGTCGACAAGCGCGCCAGCACCTGGCCATTGTAGGACTCGATCACATAGGCGAGTGGAATGGTCTTCTCGCCGCCGGTCTTCTGATCGGTCGCCACCGCATATCCCCAGCTCTTGAGCGACATCTCCAGCGCCTGGCCGAAGGGCGTGCCGTCGGGCTTCAGGAGGATCGTGCCAGAGCCCGGCCCGACCTGCTCGGCGAGTTTCGTCACCATGTCGCCGGCGATCGCCGAGGCCGCGGGACCAGACAGATCTGAAGGCGCCGAACTCGCGACCAGGGCGCTGCTGCCGAAGGAGGCGCATCCCGCGAGCGACAGGCCGAGCAGGGAGAGAAGGAGGAGCTGACGCATCGAGGAGGCCGCGCGCATGGTCATCCTCCCCTCCGGATCGTCACCTTGTCGTGGTTCCAAAAGCCGACGCCGGAGACCAGAATGGCGGTGTCGATCTGATAATCGACCACCATCATGTCGCCCTTCAGCCGGTAGTTGACGATGCGGTTCTGGCCGCCCGACACCACGAACAGGACCGGTGCATCCTGTCCGGAGAGCGAC
It includes:
- the trbI gene encoding IncP-type conjugal transfer protein TrbI encodes the protein MVQSLKLGGAPEGEGKGIRRLNRLPIIVAIVLVIVFFAVIFYGLTSRGLCFRRAAGIDTASSNPASTYADQLKKGVSNGIIGDQQEAQTFQPAPAQPEPPKPASNPFTGRQQAEPAGSQLESEALWRARLEREAHEQYLREQQRQRMARVQANDAAYDSPLGINLSKLQTSSASVSNAAQAKTTTTPGLGRGASDLYATALRAGFGMQNIDPNGQMAKEDFFNADLKKLGYLPNKVVAPTSAYELKRGSVIPATLITGINSDLPGRITAQVSQNVYDSATGHQLLIPQGAKLLGRYDSKVAFGQSRVLVVWTDIVFPNGSTLQIGGMAGTDPEGYGGFNDQVDNHYFQVFGSAILIAAIGAGIDMSMPASSPYGYRQTPSDSARNSFAETFGRVIEQTISKNMNVQPTLEIRPGYLFNVLVDQDMVFPGAYRG
- the trbH gene encoding conjugal transfer protein TrbH, translated to MRAASSMRQLLLLSLLGLSLAGCASFGSSALVASSAPSDLSGPAASAIAGDMVTKLAEQVGPGSGTILLKPDGTPFGQALEMSLKSWGYAVATDQKTGGEKTIPLAYVIESYNGQVLARLSTGSVQLGRAYAATASGASPASPLSVMQRG